The genomic segment TAGGCTCTTTTATCTGAATTTTCTCTTTTATAAACTTTTATCATCTGAAAAGTTTCCGTTCATTAAAAAATTATTATATATATTATCATCAAAGTAGGTAGAAAATTTAATAATACTTATCTTATTCTTAGTAGCCAATCCAACGTTACCTCACCCAAATCTGCGATTTGAATGAGATGTTCTAGAGAAGGAGTAAACTTATTTTCTTCTATTTCCCATACGAGTCTTGAGGAAACTCTTGGTGATAACTCCCTGCCAAATTCTACTTCTGAAAGATTAAGTCGGGTTCTTATTCCTCTGATTTTCTCACCTAGATTATCTAAAAATTCAGACTGTCTACCGTTCAAATTTTGATGCGATTCATCCTTTGTATCTATTAGACATCGCTCACCGCTAATCGTACACAAGTTCACTCCTTTATCTTGAGCAGAGCTGTTCAAAACTCTTTCAAGTTTTTCCAATATCTTAATGTCTGGTTTCTTTCTCAAAAACAAAACGTCCGATACAAATGCCGCCGGATATCCAATGTCCTCTGAAAGCTTCAATATAGGAATTCTATAACGACGCATTTCTGTTCTAAAAATTTTCATTTTTTTATTGATATCTATATCTTCCAAATCGTCCATATCTTTTCTCTTTTCAACTATTAGTCAATTTTTCATAATTCTCACTATCATCTTAAAGAGTCATTCAATTTCTCATTGTTAGGATTTTGCTCCCCTATTCCCTTATGGATTGGGGTAATCTTCCTCACCTTCTTTGTAGCAGCATCTCTTAATAATTCTTGCCAAGCCTGCCAAACTCTTTCTTCCGAAAAACGCTGTGATAAATCATAAGCATTGGTAGACAATGATTGCAATAGAGTTTCATTAGAAAAGAGAGTCACGAACTTCTCCGCCATTTCTTCTACGCCATTAAAACTAACGATGTAACCATTCTTCTTATCAACAACTAAATCATTGGGACCATAGTTTACATCATTTGTTACTGTAACCATGCCATGACTTTGTGCTTCCAGCAGCGCCAAATTAAATCCCTCCATGACTGACATTAGAGCATAAACCTGATGTTCTTTTTGAACAGAAATTACTTCTTCTTTTTCTAAATAATCATGTAAGTGTACACAATTATTTAACTCATATTTTTCAATTGCATCATCTATTGCTTTTTTAGCCTCATCTTGATTTCTATGATCAATATAACCATAAACATCTAAGGTTATATCATGGATTTTTCGTTTTGCGATTCCAACTGCCTCAATAACCTTATCTATACCTTTTTCCGGAGCAATTCGACAAGTCATTAAAATACTATGATTTTTCCGTAATGACATCGGTAGTCTTTTCTCTCGTAAAATCTTCTCAGAATTTATTCCCACGGGAATTGTAAATAGTTTCGCGGATGGATTAAAACGTTTCCTTATATCTTGAGTTTGTTTTTCTGTTGCGCTAATGATTGCATCATAACCATTTACATTTGTTAGACTAAATTCATAAAAATTATTTAGCATTGAATACATTGCATCTTGTGCATCACTCATGTGAGCATTATGTAAATGGAGGACGGTATAAGCTGGATGTTCCAAATTAAGTAAAGCCCAATCCGCTAAATGTGTTCTATCCATAATAAAAATATTAGCTTTTTCATCTCTCCAATACTTTTCGTTTAATCTATTAAGAAAATGTAAAGTTAATTCTTCAATATTCGAAAACATATAGATAGCACCATTATCCTCAATTAAACGCCACCCTGTTTTAATATAATTTTTTCGTGCATTATAACGATTGTATGTTTCAAGTATGGGTTGGCCATAAATATCATACCAAACTTCTGTACCTATTTTATTATCAGGAGTATACCACTGCGCAAGACTCAAAAACCCCCGAAAATCATAAAAATCAACACGGTATAAATTACCAAAACCATCAAAATATTCAACACTGCGTATACGTTCCAATGAATCTTCGGTAAAATAACTGACTCGAGCTACCAACTGCTGTTCTTGAAAAATAAGATACCTTCCTTTTTCTTCTTCTTTATCATATCTTATATTCAATAATCCAAAATCTAAATCTTTAACTTGGATAATTTTTTCAGGAAAGTTCATTGCCTTTTGAAAATAATCAAACATCACTAAAGTTTCCTCATCATTGACTCCTACTTTAGCCAAAAAATAATGAATAGTAGGATTCCACTCTCGAAATACAAGTTTAAATGGTTGAGCATGCTTACGGAATAAGGCTGCACGTTTTAATTGTGCATGTTCAATTCCAGAATTTTTTTCATTGAACGATGAATTAATAAAAAAAATCATTTATTCCCTCCTCCGCTAGTTTATAAATAAATTATTTACTACCCTATTATTGTAAGCCCATCTTTCCCATACCTTATCAATACTGAATATTTGAGCTTTATCCGCTGCACCTTTAGACAATAAGTGCCATAATTTTTGATTTATAAGTATTTTTATAATACTTTTTGCTGCTTGTCTCTTACTACCATAAGGCACAAAATACCCA from the Lactococcus allomyrinae genome contains:
- a CDS encoding helix-turn-helix domain-containing protein, with the translated sequence MDDLEDIDINKKMKIFRTEMRRYRIPILKLSEDIGYPAAFVSDVLFLRKKPDIKILEKLERVLNSSAQDKGVNLCTISGERCLIDTKDESHQNLNGRQSEFLDNLGEKIRGIRTRLNLSEVEFGRELSPRVSSRLVWEIEENKFTPSLEHLIQIADLGEVTLDWLLRIR
- a CDS encoding glycosyltransferase; the protein is MIFFINSSFNEKNSGIEHAQLKRAALFRKHAQPFKLVFREWNPTIHYFLAKVGVNDEETLVMFDYFQKAMNFPEKIIQVKDLDFGLLNIRYDKEEEKGRYLIFQEQQLVARVSYFTEDSLERIRSVEYFDGFGNLYRVDFYDFRGFLSLAQWYTPDNKIGTEVWYDIYGQPILETYNRYNARKNYIKTGWRLIEDNGAIYMFSNIEELTLHFLNRLNEKYWRDEKANIFIMDRTHLADWALLNLEHPAYTVLHLHNAHMSDAQDAMYSMLNNFYEFSLTNVNGYDAIISATEKQTQDIRKRFNPSAKLFTIPVGINSEKILREKRLPMSLRKNHSILMTCRIAPEKGIDKVIEAVGIAKRKIHDITLDVYGYIDHRNQDEAKKAIDDAIEKYELNNCVHLHDYLEKEEVISVQKEHQVYALMSVMEGFNLALLEAQSHGMVTVTNDVNYGPNDLVVDKKNGYIVSFNGVEEMAEKFVTLFSNETLLQSLSTNAYDLSQRFSEERVWQAWQELLRDAATKKVRKITPIHKGIGEQNPNNEKLNDSLR